The Lacipirellula parvula genome window below encodes:
- a CDS encoding SBBP repeat-containing protein produces MFRAAGSWFMALATNGRKRKLRRSPSLPKRRQPGSFSRSLRMEGLEGRQMLSMNVDWIAQQGTTATDENRGVSADGLGNVYTTGYTSGSLGGASAGGIDALLSKYDSSGALLWTRQFGTSARDEGLEVSADGLGNVYITGRTAGNLAGTNAGNDDVFVRKYDASGTALWTRQFGTSSVDHSSAIVADGLGNIYVSGVTFGSLGGPSAGGMDGFVRKYDASGAVLWTRQFGTSASDDTRGISLDGMGNVHVTGYTSGNLGGTSAGGQDAYLMKYNASGTLLGTQQLGTAASDVGTGVSADGLGNVYITGVTLGNLGGVNAGDRDIFVSKYDSTGTLLWTQQLGTASLDVPSGGMVADAFGGVYISGRTEGNLGGTSAGASDAFVTKYDASGTLLWTEQFGTSGDEETWGISTDGFGSVYISGLTNGSLGGANVGLEDVWVARIHEDWIAQLGTASMDEARGSSTDELGNVYISGFTLGNLGGTNAGGQDGYVSKYAVDGTLLWTRQFGTTGHDIAFSVSADGLGNVYAAGYTAGNLGGANAGFLDVFVTKYSASGTLLWTQQLGSIGDEIAYGISADGLGNVYVGGYTTDVLAGTSAGGYDAFVCKYDASGVLLWTRQFGVVGQDMVTGVSADGLGGVYLSGHTYGSLGGASAGLSDAFIAKYDASGTQLWGNQIGTSGQDSASGVSADGLGNVYISGTTEGSLGGTHMGGNDAYIAKYNSSGTLLWIRQLGTTAYDLGYAVSTDGMGNAYLVGRTDGNLFGTNAGAQDAFFTKYDASGTLLWTEQLGTSGTDIAYTVSADSLGNVFAAGMTSGSLGGPFIGVRDAWIARL; encoded by the coding sequence ATGTTTCGCGCCGCTGGTTCCTGGTTCATGGCTCTCGCGACGAATGGCCGCAAACGCAAGCTTCGCCGGTCGCCTTCTCTTCCTAAGCGTCGTCAGCCGGGCAGCTTCTCGCGATCGCTGCGAATGGAAGGGCTTGAAGGCCGGCAGATGCTCAGCATGAATGTCGATTGGATCGCTCAGCAAGGCACGACCGCCACGGACGAAAATCGCGGGGTTTCGGCGGATGGCTTGGGCAATGTTTATACGACGGGCTACACCTCTGGAAGCCTGGGCGGCGCGAGTGCTGGCGGCATAGATGCATTATTGAGTAAGTACGACTCTAGCGGCGCGCTCCTTTGGACTCGGCAATTCGGAACGAGTGCTCGTGATGAGGGGCTTGAAGTCTCGGCCGACGGGCTAGGGAATGTGTACATCACCGGGCGCACTGCAGGCAACCTTGCAGGAACCAATGCTGGTAATGATGATGTTTTTGTGCGGAAATACGACGCCAGCGGAACTGCCCTCTGGACGCGACAGTTTGGGACTAGCTCCGTCGACCATTCCAGTGCCATCGTGGCAGACGGCTTAGGGAATATTTACGTCTCAGGCGTCACTTTTGGCAGTCTTGGAGGTCCAAGCGCCGGCGGTATGGATGGTTTCGTGCGCAAGTATGACGCCAGCGGAGCCGTGCTTTGGACTAGACAATTTGGGACCAGCGCTTCGGACGACACTCGCGGCATATCACTTGACGGAATGGGGAATGTGCACGTCACCGGCTACACTAGTGGCAACCTCGGAGGAACAAGCGCCGGGGGGCAAGATGCGTATCTGATGAAGTACAACGCCAGCGGAACGCTTCTTGGGACTCAGCAACTCGGAACTGCTGCCAGTGACGTCGGCACGGGCGTCTCGGCCGATGGGCTTGGAAATGTGTACATCACCGGCGTCACCTTGGGCAATCTTGGGGGAGTCAACGCTGGTGATAGAGATATCTTCGTAAGTAAGTACGACTCTACCGGTACTCTGCTCTGGACGCAGCAGCTCGGAACCGCCAGCTTAGATGTTCCGTCTGGCGGCATGGTCGCCGATGCCTTCGGCGGCGTTTACATCTCCGGTCGTACCGAAGGGAATCTTGGAGGGACGAGCGCGGGGGCATCTGATGCGTTCGTAACTAAGTACGATGCCAGCGGAACGCTTCTGTGGACTGAGCAGTTCGGAACTAGCGGAGACGAAGAAACTTGGGGCATCTCAACCGACGGATTCGGAAGTGTCTATATCTCGGGGCTAACCAACGGAAGCCTCGGCGGAGCTAACGTCGGGCTGGAAGATGTTTGGGTCGCACGTATCCATGAAGATTGGATCGCTCAGCTTGGCACCGCTAGTATGGATGAGGCGAGGGGATCGTCCACCGACGAGTTGGGCAACGTTTACATTTCCGGATTTACCCTCGGAAATCTCGGAGGCACGAACGCGGGCGGCCAGGATGGTTACGTCAGCAAGTATGCGGTCGACGGCACGTTGTTGTGGACTCGGCAATTTGGCACGACGGGGCATGACATTGCTTTTAGCGTCTCAGCCGACGGATTGGGCAACGTCTATGCCGCGGGCTACACCGCTGGGAACCTGGGCGGCGCGAATGCGGGTTTCCTAGATGTCTTTGTGACCAAGTACTCGGCCAGTGGAACTCTGCTGTGGACGCAGCAACTAGGTTCGATCGGAGATGAAATTGCCTACGGTATTTCGGCTGATGGCTTAGGCAACGTCTACGTCGGAGGGTACACCACGGACGTCCTCGCCGGTACAAGTGCGGGAGGTTACGACGCGTTCGTTTGCAAGTACGACGCAAGCGGCGTTTTGCTGTGGACACGCCAGTTCGGGGTAGTTGGCCAGGATATGGTTACCGGCGTTTCCGCTGATGGACTCGGAGGCGTCTACCTTTCAGGACATACGTATGGCAGCCTGGGCGGCGCTAGCGCGGGTCTGAGCGACGCCTTCATTGCAAAGTACGACGCCAGTGGAACCCAGCTGTGGGGCAATCAGATCGGCACGAGCGGACAAGATTCGGCCAGCGGCGTTTCGGCTGATGGATTAGGGAACGTGTACATCTCCGGCACGACCGAAGGGAGTCTCGGCGGCACGCACATGGGAGGCAATGACGCCTACATTGCGAAGTACAACTCCAGCGGGACGCTCCTGTGGATTCGCCAACTCGGAACGACCGCTTATGATCTCGGCTATGCGGTTTCGACGGACGGGATGGGCAATGCGTATCTCGTTGGACGTACCGACGGCAACCTATTCGGCACGAACGCCGGCGCCCAGGACGCATTTTTTACTAAATACGATGCCAGCGGGACGCTCCTGTGGACGGAGCAGTTGGGGACGAGCGGAACGGACATCGCCTATACGGTATCCGCTGATAGCCTTGGAAACGTCTTTGCGGCAGGGATGACGTCGGGCAGCTTGGGCGGGCCATTCATTGGCGTGCGTGACGCTTGGATCGCTCGATTGTAA
- a CDS encoding flagellin: MTRINTNVQSLVARNTLRQSNASLEQSLTRLSTGLRINTGKDDPAGLIASENLRSDITSIQRAITNTDRANQVIATADSALGRVSSLLNDIRGLVTESANAGALSDEQLSANQLQVDSSLEALNRIAQTTTFQGRRLLDGSLDFLTTAGSNFGNIADLKIDQANLGATGSVSVSVNVTAAATQGQVNVANIPAQVTGVAASTTATFANTVTQASGAVALDTAGPSGFTLTAAAAGPAAGAEGNGAVTVLIDANASEGTVYDASTNTLTVSVDIAGGNDTVADVYAVINAGTDFVASAITGGTENVTASSSGAGTLTGGRDAGSRAITITAATTGASANGKTVTIAESASVTAGAPTAVVDGSGNITVTVNDTNATDLDDISAAINALADYNASINVGTGDGLYSPTTQTPPVVANTAGGVTASGGISGDVVLELAGSNGAEVLSFGAGTSAQGLADGINLVKDATGVEAVVNGTTLQLVSTSYGSKSVVDLRVISEGSTSTPTGTFTTAIADRARNTGADVQASINGVVVTGDGNKFSINTASLDISGSLTAGFTGTASFTIDGGGALFQLGQDVVSNQQARLGIASVNTAKLGGVSGKLFQLGTGNNASLATDTTTAASIVGEAIDQVTSLRGRLGAFQRTTLETNKNALNDVLVNLSDAESSIRDADFAAESANLTRSQILVQSGTTVLQISNQNPQNVLSLLRG; the protein is encoded by the coding sequence ATGACTCGTATCAACACAAACGTCCAATCGCTGGTCGCTCGCAACACGTTGCGCCAGTCAAACGCCTCGCTCGAGCAATCGCTCACGCGGCTCAGCACCGGTCTCCGCATCAACACCGGCAAGGACGACCCGGCCGGTTTGATCGCCAGCGAAAACCTTCGCTCGGACATCACGAGCATTCAGCGCGCCATCACGAACACCGACCGCGCTAACCAAGTCATCGCCACCGCCGACTCCGCCCTCGGCCGGGTGAGCTCGCTGCTCAACGACATCCGCGGCCTCGTCACGGAAAGCGCGAACGCCGGCGCCCTCAGCGACGAGCAACTCTCTGCTAACCAACTCCAGGTCGACAGCTCGCTCGAAGCCCTCAACCGCATTGCCCAAACCACGACCTTCCAAGGTCGCCGCCTGCTCGACGGCAGCCTCGACTTCCTCACGACGGCCGGCAGCAACTTCGGCAACATCGCCGACCTGAAGATCGACCAAGCCAACCTCGGCGCCACCGGCAGCGTGTCGGTTTCGGTGAACGTCACCGCCGCCGCTACCCAAGGCCAGGTCAACGTCGCGAACATCCCGGCGCAGGTCACCGGCGTTGCCGCCAGCACGACCGCCACGTTCGCCAACACGGTAACGCAAGCCTCTGGCGCCGTCGCCCTCGACACTGCCGGCCCATCCGGCTTTACGCTGACCGCCGCCGCGGCTGGCCCCGCCGCCGGGGCTGAAGGCAATGGTGCGGTAACTGTCCTCATCGATGCCAACGCATCAGAAGGCACTGTTTACGACGCCAGCACGAACACGCTAACGGTCTCTGTCGACATCGCTGGCGGTAATGACACCGTCGCCGACGTGTACGCGGTCATCAACGCCGGCACCGATTTCGTGGCCTCGGCCATCACCGGCGGCACCGAAAATGTCACCGCCAGCTCCAGCGGTGCGGGTACGCTCACCGGCGGCCGCGACGCCGGCAGCCGCGCCATCACCATCACCGCAGCCACCACCGGCGCCTCGGCGAACGGCAAGACGGTCACCATCGCCGAATCGGCCTCGGTCACCGCTGGCGCCCCCACCGCCGTCGTCGATGGTTCGGGCAACATCACCGTCACGGTCAACGACACGAACGCGACCGACCTCGATGACATCTCGGCGGCCATCAACGCCCTCGCCGACTACAACGCCTCGATCAACGTCGGCACCGGCGATGGTCTGTACAGCCCGACGACCCAGACCCCGCCAGTCGTTGCCAACACCGCCGGCGGCGTCACCGCCTCGGGCGGCATCAGCGGCGACGTGGTGCTCGAACTCGCCGGCTCGAACGGCGCCGAAGTCCTTTCCTTCGGTGCTGGCACCAGCGCCCAAGGCTTGGCCGACGGCATCAACCTGGTGAAGGACGCCACCGGCGTCGAAGCGGTCGTCAACGGCACGACGCTCCAACTGGTCTCGACCAGCTACGGCAGCAAGTCGGTCGTCGACCTCCGCGTCATCAGCGAAGGCAGCACGTCGACCCCGACCGGTACGTTCACGACGGCCATCGCCGACCGTGCTCGTAACACCGGCGCCGACGTCCAAGCCTCGATCAACGGCGTGGTCGTCACCGGCGACGGCAACAAGTTCTCCATCAACACGGCCAGCCTCGACATCAGCGGTTCGCTCACCGCTGGCTTCACCGGCACGGCTTCGTTCACGATCGACGGCGGCGGCGCCCTGTTCCAACTCGGTCAGGACGTCGTCTCCAACCAGCAAGCTCGCCTCGGCATCGCCAGCGTCAACACCGCGAAGCTCGGCGGCGTCAGCGGCAAGCTGTTCCAGCTCGGCACCGGCAACAACGCCTCGCTGGCGACCGACACCACGACCGCTGCCTCCATCGTCGGCGAAGCGATCGACCAGGTCACCTCGCTCCGCGGTCGCCTCGGCGCCTTCCAACGGACGACGCTCGAAACCAACAAGAACGCCCTCAACGACGTGCTTGTGAACCTGAGCGACGCCGAAAGCTCGATCCGCGACGCCGACTTCGCCGCGGAATCGGCTAACCTGACCCGTTCGCAGATTCTCGTTCAGTCGGGCACCACGGTGCTGCAGATCTCGAACCAGAACCCGCAGAACGTCCTGTCGCTGCTCCGTGGTTAA
- the csrA gene encoding carbon storage regulator CsrA, with protein sequence MLVLSRTRDESIIIGDNVVVTVVDVRGDKVKLGIEAPQDVSVHRREVYEAIRRENQQAAKLRPEDARGLGRNS encoded by the coding sequence ATGCTTGTTCTATCCAGAACTCGCGACGAGAGCATCATCATCGGCGACAACGTCGTGGTCACCGTCGTCGACGTCCGCGGCGACAAAGTGAAGCTCGGCATCGAAGCTCCCCAAGACGTCTCGGTCCACCGCCGCGAAGTCTACGAGGCGATCCGTCGCGAGAATCAGCAGGCCGCCAAACTCCGCCCCGAAGACGCCCGCGGCCTGGGGCGCAATTCGTAG
- the fliW gene encoding flagellar assembly protein FliW → MDITTSRFGALSIGPSDILTFEQGLIGLRSCRRWVVLADAHNAALGWLQSIDEPEFALGVVSPRRFVPDFQLRIARQDLAPLQLVEPTDAQVVVVVSRHAEGLALNLRAPLVINVDARKGRQVIAKDPLPVRLILPTDGEMRLTA, encoded by the coding sequence TCGATTTGGCGCCCTCTCGATCGGACCGTCGGACATTCTGACGTTCGAACAAGGTTTGATCGGACTTCGCTCCTGCCGCCGTTGGGTCGTGCTGGCCGACGCGCACAATGCCGCGCTCGGTTGGCTGCAATCGATTGACGAGCCCGAGTTCGCCCTCGGCGTCGTCAGTCCGCGACGTTTTGTGCCCGACTTTCAGTTGCGGATCGCACGCCAGGATCTCGCCCCCCTTCAGTTGGTCGAGCCGACCGACGCGCAAGTCGTCGTCGTCGTCAGCCGCCATGCCGAAGGTCTGGCCCTGAACCTGCGTGCTCCGCTGGTGATCAACGTCGACGCCCGCAAGGGTCGCCAAGTGATCGCCAAAGATCCCCTCCCCGTGCGTCTGATCTTGCCAACCGACGGCGAGATGCGACTGACGGCTTAA